A genomic region of Papaver somniferum cultivar HN1 chromosome 7, ASM357369v1, whole genome shotgun sequence contains the following coding sequences:
- the LOC113297815 gene encoding AFG1-like ATPase isoform X1: MRAVVRAGRHIRCVSSIQERELLKTGVRRHISTEVQGSNYKLLRKDEHDRGVLYSYLVSRALSSPAAKHTSGVEGGRGGPFVEYERRIAAGELMDGDSCQVGTLKELQRLYDQLVDSANACKLDKYEASDKAERSRWFWSRFKPQSSVSPVKGLYLYGGVGTGKTMLMDLFYDQLPSNWRKKRIHFHDFMLTVHSRLQKHKGVADPLEVVAGEIADESILLCLDEFMVTDVADALILNRLFKHLFDNGVILVATSNRAPDSLYERGLQRDLFLPFIATLKERCVSHEIGSAVDYRKLTSAQLGFYFVGKELSAFLKQKFQELIGEHSASPQEVEVVMGRKLQVPLGANGCACFPFEYLCDRPLGAADYFGLCKNFHTLALDGVPIFGLHNKTAAYRFVTLVDVMYENKARLLCTAEGTPMELLQKVVTISDAQHMAPRTASRSKKNDDSELCVDNELGFAKDRTISRLTEMNSKEYLEQHASMLAERQQASEVNTKEELIQA; encoded by the exons ATGAGAGCAGTAGTACGCGCTGGACGACATATTCGTTGTGTTTCTTCCATTCAAGAAAGAGAGTTACTAAAAACTGGGGTAAGGAGACATATAAGCACTGAGGTTCAGGGTTCTAATTACAAGCTTTTACGGAAAGACGAGCATGATAGAGGAGTCTTGTATTCTTATTTGGTTTCAAGAGCTTTGTCCAGCCCTGCTGCCAAACACACTTCTGGAG TGGAAGGAGGACGAGGGGGTCCCTTTGTAGAGTATGAAAGACGAATTGCTGCAGGCGAGTTAATGGATGGTGATAGTTGTCAG GTAGGCACCTTAAAAGAACTTCAGAGACTCTATGATCAGCTTGTTGATTCAGCTAATGCCTGTAAATTGGATAAATACGAAGCTTCTGATAAAGCAGAGAG GAGCAGGTGGTTTTGGTCTCGTTTCAAACCACAATCTTCAGTTTCACCCGTCAAAGGGCTTTATCTCTATGGAGGAGTCGGCACTGGAAAAACCATGTTGATGGACTTGTTCTATGACCAATT GCCATCCAACTGGAGGAAAAAGAGAATTCATTTTCACGACTTCATGTTGACTGTGCATAGCCGCCTACAA AAGCACAAGGGTGTGGCAGACCCTCTTGAAGTTGTTGCAGGAGAGATAGCAGATGAGTCAATTTTATTATGTCTTGATGAATTTATG GTAACTGATGTTGCTGACGCGTTAATATTGAACCGTCTTTTCAAACATCTATTCGATAATGGCGTT ATTCTTGTTGCCACATCAAATCGTGCTCCAGACAGCCTGTATGAACGTGGTCTGCAGAGGGATCTTTTCTTGCCGTTTATTGCAACTTTGAAG GAAAGATGCGTATCTCACGAAATTGGTTCTGCTGTAGACTACCGGAAATTGACTTCG GCTCAGTTAGGCTTTTACTTCGTTGGAAAAGAGTTGTCAGCCTTTCTTAAACAAAAGTTCCAAGAGTTGATTGGGGAACATTCAGCCAGTCCACAAGAGGTGGAAGTTGTTATGGGGAGAAAGTTGCAG GTTCCACTAGGAGCTAATGGATGTGCATGCTTTCCATTTGAATATCTCTGTGACAGACCTCTTGGAGCTGCAGACTATTTTGGATTATGTA AGAATTTTCATACTCTGGCATTGGATGGTGTGCCAATTTTTGGGCTCCATAACAAGACGGCAGCATATCGGTTTGTTACCCTAGTTGAT GTTATGTATGAGAATAAAGCAAGGTTGTTGTGCACAGCAGAGGGTACTCCAATGGAACTTCTTCAAAAAGTTGTTACAATATCCGATGCTCAGCACATGGCGCCTAGAACCGCTTCGAGGTCAAAGAAAAATGATGATTCCGAACTTTGTGTTGACAATGAATTGGGATTCGCAAAAGATCGTACAATCAGTAG GTTAACAGAGATGAATAGTAAAGAGTATTTGGAGCAGCATGCATCCATGTTGGCAGAGCGACAACAAGCCTCAGAGGTGAATACAAAGGAGGAATTGATACAAGCATGA
- the LOC113297815 gene encoding AFG1-like ATPase isoform X2: MRAVVRAGRHIRCVSSIQERELLKTGVRRHISTEVQGSNYKLLRKDEHDRGVLYSYLVSRALSSPAAKHTSGVEGGRGGPFVEYERRIAAGELMDGDSCQVGTLKELQRLYDQLVDSANACKLDKYEASDKAERWFWSRFKPQSSVSPVKGLYLYGGVGTGKTMLMDLFYDQLPSNWRKKRIHFHDFMLTVHSRLQKHKGVADPLEVVAGEIADESILLCLDEFMVTDVADALILNRLFKHLFDNGVILVATSNRAPDSLYERGLQRDLFLPFIATLKERCVSHEIGSAVDYRKLTSAQLGFYFVGKELSAFLKQKFQELIGEHSASPQEVEVVMGRKLQVPLGANGCACFPFEYLCDRPLGAADYFGLCKNFHTLALDGVPIFGLHNKTAAYRFVTLVDVMYENKARLLCTAEGTPMELLQKVVTISDAQHMAPRTASRSKKNDDSELCVDNELGFAKDRTISRLTEMNSKEYLEQHASMLAERQQASEVNTKEELIQA, from the exons ATGAGAGCAGTAGTACGCGCTGGACGACATATTCGTTGTGTTTCTTCCATTCAAGAAAGAGAGTTACTAAAAACTGGGGTAAGGAGACATATAAGCACTGAGGTTCAGGGTTCTAATTACAAGCTTTTACGGAAAGACGAGCATGATAGAGGAGTCTTGTATTCTTATTTGGTTTCAAGAGCTTTGTCCAGCCCTGCTGCCAAACACACTTCTGGAG TGGAAGGAGGACGAGGGGGTCCCTTTGTAGAGTATGAAAGACGAATTGCTGCAGGCGAGTTAATGGATGGTGATAGTTGTCAG GTAGGCACCTTAAAAGAACTTCAGAGACTCTATGATCAGCTTGTTGATTCAGCTAATGCCTGTAAATTGGATAAATACGAAGCTTCTGATAAAGCAGAGAG GTGGTTTTGGTCTCGTTTCAAACCACAATCTTCAGTTTCACCCGTCAAAGGGCTTTATCTCTATGGAGGAGTCGGCACTGGAAAAACCATGTTGATGGACTTGTTCTATGACCAATT GCCATCCAACTGGAGGAAAAAGAGAATTCATTTTCACGACTTCATGTTGACTGTGCATAGCCGCCTACAA AAGCACAAGGGTGTGGCAGACCCTCTTGAAGTTGTTGCAGGAGAGATAGCAGATGAGTCAATTTTATTATGTCTTGATGAATTTATG GTAACTGATGTTGCTGACGCGTTAATATTGAACCGTCTTTTCAAACATCTATTCGATAATGGCGTT ATTCTTGTTGCCACATCAAATCGTGCTCCAGACAGCCTGTATGAACGTGGTCTGCAGAGGGATCTTTTCTTGCCGTTTATTGCAACTTTGAAG GAAAGATGCGTATCTCACGAAATTGGTTCTGCTGTAGACTACCGGAAATTGACTTCG GCTCAGTTAGGCTTTTACTTCGTTGGAAAAGAGTTGTCAGCCTTTCTTAAACAAAAGTTCCAAGAGTTGATTGGGGAACATTCAGCCAGTCCACAAGAGGTGGAAGTTGTTATGGGGAGAAAGTTGCAG GTTCCACTAGGAGCTAATGGATGTGCATGCTTTCCATTTGAATATCTCTGTGACAGACCTCTTGGAGCTGCAGACTATTTTGGATTATGTA AGAATTTTCATACTCTGGCATTGGATGGTGTGCCAATTTTTGGGCTCCATAACAAGACGGCAGCATATCGGTTTGTTACCCTAGTTGAT GTTATGTATGAGAATAAAGCAAGGTTGTTGTGCACAGCAGAGGGTACTCCAATGGAACTTCTTCAAAAAGTTGTTACAATATCCGATGCTCAGCACATGGCGCCTAGAACCGCTTCGAGGTCAAAGAAAAATGATGATTCCGAACTTTGTGTTGACAATGAATTGGGATTCGCAAAAGATCGTACAATCAGTAG GTTAACAGAGATGAATAGTAAAGAGTATTTGGAGCAGCATGCATCCATGTTGGCAGAGCGACAACAAGCCTCAGAGGTGAATACAAAGGAGGAATTGATACAAGCATGA